In Vibrio crassostreae, one DNA window encodes the following:
- a CDS encoding DUF1840 domain-containing protein has product MLITFSCKAHASVTMFGEVGLQFIKMLGHSGTVPGAIDASEVSQALNNLRAAIASEQSKQVEQENTDDDNEEEVVEAPVNLGSRAFPLVELLKSAIKDECEVMWEDGSGKRL; this is encoded by the coding sequence ATGTTAATTACCTTTAGTTGCAAGGCTCATGCTAGCGTCACGATGTTTGGGGAAGTCGGTCTTCAGTTCATCAAGATGCTTGGGCATAGCGGCACCGTCCCAGGTGCCATTGATGCTTCAGAAGTTTCTCAAGCGTTAAATAACTTACGTGCAGCGATCGCCTCTGAGCAGAGCAAGCAGGTAGAGCAAGAAAATACTGATGACGACAATGAAGAAGAGGTTGTTGAAGCGCCTGTTAATCTCGGTAGCCGAGCATTCCCACTGGTGGAACTATTAAAATCAGCCATCAAAGATGAGTGCGAAGTGATGTGGGAAGACGGCAGCGGTAAACGACTGTAG
- the uhpT gene encoding hexose-6-phosphate:phosphate antiporter: MLKFLDQVRKPTLDLPVETRRKMWFKPFLQSYLVVFIGYLTMYLIRKNFNVAQNDMISTYGLSMTDLGLIGLGFSITYGIGKTVVSYYADGKNTKQFLPFMLVLSGIAMLGFSFSMGGGSASLFMMVAFYALSGFFQSTGGPSSYSTITKWTPRNKRGSYLGLWNMSHNVGGAGAAGVALFGANYLFDGNVIGMFVFPSIIAIVVGFIGMRFGNDSPEAYGLGTVEELFDEEVSEEDTAAEENQMTKKEIFVEYILKNKVIWLLCFANIFLYIVRIGIDQWSTVYAYQELGLSKETAISGFTLFEVGALVGTLMWGYLSDLANGRRALVACVSLGLIIVSLEFYQHATSEFMYLASLFVLGFLVFGPQLLIGVAAVGFVPKKAISVADGVKGTFAYLIGDSFAKLGLGMIADGTPIFGLTGWKGTFAALDTSAAICIVLLLFVAVAEEKKIRHAKKMHLAAQNA, encoded by the coding sequence ATGTTAAAGTTCCTAGATCAGGTTCGAAAACCGACACTGGATCTTCCGGTCGAAACCAGAAGAAAAATGTGGTTTAAACCATTCCTGCAATCTTACCTAGTGGTGTTCATTGGTTATTTAACCATGTATTTGATCCGTAAGAACTTCAATGTCGCACAAAACGACATGATTTCTACTTATGGGTTATCGATGACGGATCTAGGTCTTATCGGTCTGGGTTTCTCTATCACTTACGGTATCGGTAAAACCGTCGTTTCCTACTACGCCGATGGTAAAAACACTAAGCAGTTCCTGCCATTTATGCTTGTCCTTTCTGGTATTGCCATGTTGGGCTTCAGCTTCAGTATGGGTGGCGGCAGTGCTAGCTTATTCATGATGGTTGCCTTCTATGCATTGAGTGGCTTCTTCCAAAGTACAGGTGGACCTTCAAGTTACTCAACCATCACTAAATGGACGCCTCGTAACAAGCGTGGTTCTTATTTAGGCCTTTGGAATATGTCACATAACGTGGGTGGTGCAGGTGCTGCTGGTGTTGCTCTGTTTGGTGCAAACTACCTATTTGATGGCAACGTGATTGGTATGTTCGTGTTCCCATCGATCATTGCGATTGTGGTTGGTTTTATTGGTATGCGCTTTGGTAATGACTCTCCAGAAGCATACGGCTTAGGTACGGTTGAAGAGTTGTTTGATGAAGAAGTCAGCGAAGAAGATACCGCTGCTGAAGAAAATCAAATGACTAAGAAAGAGATCTTTGTTGAATACATCCTTAAAAACAAAGTGATTTGGTTGCTCTGTTTCGCGAATATCTTCTTATACATTGTTCGTATCGGTATCGATCAATGGTCTACCGTTTATGCGTATCAAGAGCTAGGTCTATCAAAAGAAACCGCGATTTCAGGTTTCACGCTGTTTGAAGTTGGGGCACTGGTCGGCACGCTAATGTGGGGTTATTTATCTGATCTTGCGAATGGACGCCGTGCTCTAGTTGCTTGTGTATCGCTTGGGTTGATTATCGTTTCTCTAGAGTTCTACCAGCATGCAACAAGTGAGTTCATGTACCTAGCATCCCTGTTTGTGCTTGGCTTCCTAGTGTTTGGCCCTCAGTTGCTGATTGGTGTTGCTGCGGTAGGTTTCGTGCCTAAGAAAGCAATCAGCGTTGCGGATGGTGTGAAAGGCACGTTTGCTTACCTAATCGGTGATAGCTTTGCAAAACTTGGCTTAGGTATGATTGCGGACGGAACACCTATTTTCGGCTTAACAGGTTGGAAAGGAACGTTCGCTGCACTCGATACCTCAGCGGCTATTTGTATCGTATTGCTGCTATTTGTTGCGGTTGCTGAAGAGAAGAAGATTCGCCACGCGAAGAAAATGCACTTAGCGGCTCAAAACGCCTAG
- the uhpA gene encoding transcriptional regulator UhpA, translated as MINVALVDDHVIVRSGFAQLLSLEADITVVGEFNSAAEARLGLPSCHPDVVILDISMQDESGLSLLEEIPSGIASVMLSVHDSPAMVEKSLELGAKGYLSKRCSPDELIQAVHTSANGGCYLTPDIAIKLATPMKNKASLNQLTRRESEVCQLLATGLDVKSIAVELGVSHKTVHVHRANAMDKLNVKNNVELAKLFTQDQY; from the coding sequence ATGATTAATGTTGCGCTTGTTGATGACCACGTCATTGTTCGATCTGGCTTTGCTCAATTACTCAGTCTTGAAGCTGATATTACGGTCGTGGGTGAATTCAACTCTGCTGCAGAAGCTCGTCTCGGACTGCCAAGCTGTCACCCTGATGTCGTGATCTTGGATATCTCGATGCAAGACGAAAGTGGTTTGAGCTTATTGGAAGAGATCCCATCAGGCATTGCCAGTGTTATGTTGAGCGTTCATGACTCTCCGGCGATGGTTGAGAAGTCATTAGAGTTAGGAGCCAAAGGTTATCTCAGCAAGCGCTGCAGCCCCGATGAGCTAATCCAAGCCGTACACACGAGCGCAAATGGTGGCTGTTATCTCACACCCGATATCGCTATAAAGCTTGCGACACCCATGAAGAATAAAGCCTCTTTAAATCAACTTACCCGCAGAGAGAGTGAAGTGTGTCAGTTATTGGCCACGGGGCTCGATGTAAAATCTATCGCCGTTGAGCTAGGGGTTAGCCATAAAACGGTGCATGTACACCGTGCCAATGCGATGGACAAACTCAATGTTAAGAACAACGTTGAGTTAGCTAAATTGTTCACACAAGACCAGTACTAA
- the uhpB gene encoding signal transduction histidine-protein kinase/phosphatase UhpB, with amino-acid sequence MRSYLATSLCGVFMAGCAWFCLWVIAFYFINDPELAILLFPFSLRLGMTLHTRTHYWPAIYIAEWGLAIALALLLDEPQWLTILIASGLSIPATLIAKRYYYGDQNRHLLVMASLIMVTAFINVAVVGSHVPAVYMVWLVSITGGLMLVPMCYLVWNYLFQNKWAPLSSYLINNVVEFKIRHIALYSVLLVTSILIQTSLPDELRRFAPFCMAIPIILLAVRYGWQGALLATLLNSVALIAAHSGTSKLEITDLLLSLSAQTITGILLGLAVQKQKDLNAKLRSELSRNQNLSRQLVTAEESVRRDIARELHDEIGQNITAIRTQASIIKRVDAAEMSVRCAGTIESLSLNVYDTTKRLLTKLRPKMLDDLDLKDSVEQLIREMEFSDHGVDIQLDWQGDYSCLSDTLKVTIFRLCQESLNNAHKYASASEIKIELILDDQAYLQISDNGVGFTAQDLLKGMGVRGMQERVQALGGKMTINANGSSSGTNISVTLPKV; translated from the coding sequence ATGCGTTCCTATCTAGCCACCTCCCTATGTGGGGTTTTTATGGCTGGTTGTGCATGGTTCTGTTTGTGGGTTATTGCCTTCTATTTCATTAATGACCCTGAGTTAGCCATTCTGCTTTTCCCATTTTCACTTCGACTGGGAATGACGCTGCACACTCGCACTCATTATTGGCCTGCTATCTATATTGCAGAGTGGGGGCTTGCTATCGCTTTAGCTTTACTGCTTGATGAGCCTCAATGGCTGACGATACTCATCGCCAGTGGATTGAGTATTCCTGCCACTCTAATTGCCAAGCGTTATTATTATGGTGACCAGAATCGTCACTTGTTAGTGATGGCGAGCTTAATCATGGTTACAGCATTCATTAATGTTGCAGTGGTGGGTTCTCATGTTCCGGCTGTTTACATGGTGTGGTTGGTGAGTATCACTGGCGGATTGATGTTGGTGCCGATGTGTTATCTGGTCTGGAACTACCTATTCCAAAACAAGTGGGCGCCACTGAGCTCTTACTTAATCAATAATGTCGTTGAGTTCAAAATCCGCCACATCGCTTTGTACAGCGTGTTGTTGGTCACCAGTATTTTGATTCAAACCAGCTTGCCAGATGAACTAAGACGCTTCGCCCCATTCTGTATGGCGATCCCTATCATCTTGCTCGCGGTTCGTTACGGGTGGCAAGGTGCTTTACTGGCGACCCTGTTAAATAGTGTCGCGTTGATTGCTGCTCACAGTGGAACATCTAAACTCGAAATTACCGATTTACTCTTGTCTCTGTCTGCTCAAACCATCACCGGTATTTTGCTTGGCCTTGCGGTTCAAAAACAAAAAGATCTCAATGCGAAACTACGAAGTGAGCTCTCCAGAAATCAAAACCTTTCACGCCAGTTAGTGACAGCTGAAGAATCGGTTCGTCGTGATATTGCGCGTGAGCTGCATGATGAAATCGGCCAAAACATCACGGCAATTCGTACTCAGGCAAGCATTATTAAACGCGTCGATGCCGCTGAGATGAGCGTTCGCTGTGCGGGGACGATTGAGTCATTGTCTTTGAATGTTTATGACACCACCAAACGTCTACTTACAAAACTAAGACCTAAGATGTTGGACGACCTTGATCTAAAAGATTCTGTTGAACAGTTAATTCGAGAGATGGAGTTTTCGGATCACGGCGTTGATATCCAGTTAGATTGGCAAGGTGATTACTCGTGTTTGAGTGACACGCTCAAGGTCACTATCTTCAGGCTGTGCCAAGAATCCTTAAACAATGCCCATAAATACGCGAGTGCGAGCGAGATTAAAATTGAACTGATTTTAGATGATCAGGCTTATCTTCAGATATCAGATAATGGCGTTGGTTTTACAGCGCAAGATCTTCTCAAAGGAATGGGTGTTCGTGGTATGCAAGAGCGTGTTCAGGCGCTCGGCGGCAAGATGACAATTAACGCGAATGGCTCATCTTCGGGTACCAATATCAGCGTTACATTACCTAAAGTGTGA
- the uhpC gene encoding MFS transporter, with protein MFGFLRSATSKSHSLSDDEVNQSYRYWRLHIMIGMYVGYAGFYFTRKTFNYAAPAMITDLGLDKGDIGLIGTLFYLSYGLSKFISGTISDRSNPRYFMGLGLIATGLINIAFGFSSSLAAFISLWVLNAWFQGWGWPSCSKLLTTWYSRSERGFRWAIWNTAHNVGGALIPILVGYLTLQFSWRAGFIWPGVIGVFIGLIVCWRLRDKPTTMGLPTVGKWRNDHLELAQESHGQGLSYREILKTYVFSNKYIWLLAFSYVLVYIVRTAVNDWGNLYLTEEHNYSLINANAALSLFEIGGFVGSLVAGWGSDRLFGGNRGPMNILFAIGIFLSVSALWLMPLTNFVFQAAGLFCVGFFVFGPQMLIGMAAAECSHKDSAGAATGFVGLFAYMGAALSGYPLALVLETYGWSGFFITISTCAAVIGLLLLPFLQAQSPQKSAEARSGF; from the coding sequence ATGTTTGGATTTCTGCGCTCAGCTACGTCAAAGAGTCATTCTCTAAGTGATGATGAGGTCAATCAGAGTTATCGCTACTGGCGCCTACACATCATGATAGGGATGTATGTCGGCTATGCAGGTTTTTACTTCACCCGTAAAACCTTTAATTATGCCGCGCCAGCCATGATTACTGACCTTGGCTTGGACAAAGGCGATATTGGCTTAATTGGCACGCTCTTTTATCTTTCTTATGGCTTATCGAAATTTATATCAGGCACGATATCGGATCGTTCAAACCCACGTTACTTTATGGGACTTGGCTTAATCGCGACTGGTCTGATAAACATCGCGTTTGGCTTTTCGAGTTCGTTAGCGGCTTTCATCTCGCTGTGGGTACTTAATGCATGGTTCCAAGGTTGGGGCTGGCCATCGTGTTCTAAGTTATTGACGACTTGGTATTCTCGCTCCGAAAGAGGTTTTCGTTGGGCAATCTGGAATACAGCACACAACGTTGGTGGGGCGCTAATTCCTATTCTTGTGGGTTATCTGACGCTGCAATTCAGCTGGCGAGCAGGGTTTATCTGGCCGGGTGTGATTGGCGTTTTTATTGGTCTGATTGTTTGTTGGCGTTTGCGTGATAAGCCCACCACCATGGGACTTCCAACGGTAGGAAAGTGGCGCAATGACCATCTAGAGTTGGCACAAGAGAGCCACGGACAAGGGTTAAGCTATCGAGAAATCCTGAAAACTTACGTATTCAGCAACAAGTACATTTGGTTGCTCGCTTTTAGCTATGTGCTGGTTTACATCGTAAGAACGGCGGTTAACGACTGGGGTAACTTATACCTAACCGAAGAACACAATTACAGTTTGATCAATGCCAACGCTGCCTTATCTCTGTTCGAGATTGGCGGTTTCGTTGGTTCACTTGTTGCTGGGTGGGGATCTGACAGGTTGTTTGGTGGCAACCGTGGCCCGATGAATATTTTGTTTGCCATCGGCATATTTCTTTCAGTCTCTGCATTGTGGTTGATGCCTTTGACCAACTTTGTGTTTCAAGCTGCTGGGTTGTTTTGTGTAGGCTTTTTTGTTTTTGGACCTCAAATGCTTATTGGTATGGCGGCGGCCGAATGCTCACATAAAGATTCTGCCGGGGCAGCGACAGGCTTTGTTGGCTTATTTGCTTACATGGGAGCAGCACTCTCGGGTTATCCATTAGCGCTCGTTTTAGAAACCTACGGTTGGAGTGGGTTCTTCATTACCATCTCTACTTGTGCTGCTGTTATCGGGTTACTGCTACTGCCTTTCCTGCAAGCTCAATCACCTCAGAAAAGTGCAGAGGCTCGTTCTGGCTTTTAA
- the manA gene encoding mannose-6-phosphate isomerase, class I: protein MSLSHFSEHSFFPMENTIQNYAWGSISSIRELFGFKNESQEPQAEVWMGAHPKGCSMVKLDQHLVPLSELINKNKPAYLSNDIAQEFGELPFLFKILAAEKALSVQVHPNKHQAEVGFAREEQARIPLNAGNRNYKDSNHKPELVYAITEYQAMNGFREFDEILGLFKKLDSSELAGLVDEFGNNLDSLGLETFFRDLLTLDYQHKHRALEQLLTYAVAHQDQSEFALVVELSHQYPNDIGLFCVLLLNLITLKPGEAMYLNANTPHAYIKGTGLEIMANSDNVLRAGLTPKHIDVPELVACTEFTPIPFKHLLLAPSKLGQCDSYDIPVTDFNFNIFHSPKQEEVITSGAEILMAIDDDLTLVSQRGEHLTLTKGQSVFIPAYIGHYELSSNGRVARAFN from the coding sequence ATGTCACTCAGCCACTTCTCAGAACACTCATTTTTCCCAATGGAAAACACCATCCAGAATTATGCATGGGGGAGCATCTCTTCGATACGTGAACTGTTTGGTTTTAAGAATGAGTCACAAGAGCCACAAGCGGAAGTTTGGATGGGAGCGCATCCGAAAGGTTGCTCAATGGTCAAGCTGGACCAACATTTGGTGCCTCTCTCTGAGCTGATTAACAAGAATAAACCGGCCTATTTATCAAACGATATTGCGCAGGAGTTTGGTGAACTGCCGTTCTTGTTTAAGATCTTAGCGGCAGAAAAAGCGCTATCGGTTCAGGTCCATCCAAATAAGCACCAAGCTGAGGTTGGCTTTGCGAGAGAAGAGCAAGCAAGAATCCCCCTAAACGCAGGGAACCGTAATTACAAGGATTCGAACCATAAGCCTGAATTGGTTTACGCGATCACTGAATATCAAGCGATGAATGGCTTTCGAGAGTTCGATGAAATATTAGGTTTGTTCAAAAAGTTAGATTCGAGCGAGCTGGCTGGTTTGGTCGATGAGTTTGGTAACAATCTTGATTCTCTAGGTTTAGAAACGTTTTTCCGTGACCTTTTAACTCTAGATTACCAACATAAACACCGAGCATTAGAGCAACTTCTGACTTATGCAGTCGCTCACCAAGATCAATCTGAGTTTGCTTTGGTTGTTGAGCTTAGCCATCAGTACCCGAACGACATCGGTCTGTTTTGTGTTCTGTTGCTGAACTTGATTACATTGAAGCCGGGTGAAGCGATGTATTTGAATGCGAACACTCCGCATGCTTACATTAAGGGAACCGGGCTCGAGATCATGGCAAATTCAGACAACGTGCTAAGAGCTGGTTTAACGCCAAAACACATTGATGTCCCTGAATTGGTCGCCTGCACAGAGTTTACGCCAATTCCGTTTAAACACTTGTTATTGGCGCCCTCCAAGCTGGGTCAATGTGATAGCTATGATATCCCGGTCACTGACTTTAATTTCAATATCTTTCATAGCCCCAAGCAAGAAGAAGTCATCACAAGCGGCGCTGAAATTTTAATGGCAATAGATGATGATTTAACGCTAGTGAGCCAAAGAGGTGAGCACTTAACCCTTACGAAAGGGCAATCGGTATTTATCCCAGCCTATATTGGTCATTATGAATTGAGCAGCAACGGCCGCGTTGCCAGAGCGTTTAATTAA
- a CDS encoding alkaline phosphatase family protein translates to MSSYSHVRSYASLFSALSLAVASAPSVADISTTPVIGGVFSSSEVLKNQVLSSLSYSAKLTRDAALFTIGGVTLDAYILALPLDVKTKARVVAQLSNPTYSIPLGYFLYSYYDRYSGLGSEDVFKSYLSTVYDKQALKGFEHSLYHVGDKPTSEHHEPDTSTEATGHHEGIRIDEQFIANMVVIYDALFEIGVWQDMDTLPANYTYLTNSPEDLAIIAQIQPIIVDLIGKAALGMDEGDMKSAMLAIAEDGKPENADKPNNKAQALTITLIDFVRLNLLKAYRQFVFKEERAEALDDWMQQAFSGQPDALIQFLESQQHKRFAVQVTVDGLQQGLLEGLVDENAPFISVAYQNHKNRAQYKPQLETVIEPEHQQQVRFMEVLSEQTYRDPNYLPFFKKLYQEHRDNISRVGISSTPTISVRNLPIIKTGAKVSGNGGTGIPNFHFVDREIDRAYYFFGNDALQLDVLMADNKVQTMFDRLDYFKTLNCNAQYDWNAHTTYDGLVNLGLGESLRDYGEKRCVKELQERSEVEVTLREKRAALIEDIEAYLSISGFDFFTKFSKKAQVKQSITQFAELDGKGMPDYTLVYNPWPDHFAHFTGPFSDEILMPTGELNRLDYWIRQIEATYRSAGVYDKTLWGMAGDHGLTPVFYALNPEKQVFEGLQAELAYPILVKKISSDEGEGPKITNTLSYPSSKALDVVVASTAGGNFMMDFFNSAHGWQVQPVYQELTQWSPIAAPTGQNIDIINQIAQRLPESLDYMVVRESICDQQRCAVRVIGNRDLKRVDELITREGDKLFYESLEDNRAPILLDTQRLNPYLASPSEADFAQYSRLVEKCINRAVKADVTTWCSSAEWTSLTQPTPRPDSVNQLANIYLEDRAGTVNLFPKAGIGYNTKVPGRHAGEDYLEKDAFIGFWGVPIGDNSQQLKIEANGSLAPTLFEYLTGEPVVEGENGWGFPSLLNNLDVSVDR, encoded by the coding sequence ATGAGCTCTTATTCTCACGTTCGCAGTTACGCCAGTTTGTTCAGTGCCTTATCGTTGGCGGTTGCGTCAGCTCCGAGTGTCGCTGATATATCAACAACGCCCGTCATTGGTGGCGTGTTTAGCTCCAGTGAAGTGTTGAAAAATCAGGTGCTTTCAAGCCTAAGTTATTCTGCCAAACTCACTCGTGATGCGGCTCTTTTCACCATTGGTGGCGTTACATTAGATGCGTATATTCTCGCTCTTCCTTTAGATGTCAAAACAAAAGCCAGAGTCGTTGCTCAGTTATCTAACCCGACGTACTCAATTCCTTTGGGTTATTTTCTCTATAGTTATTACGACCGCTATTCGGGTTTGGGCAGTGAAGATGTGTTCAAATCTTACTTGTCGACGGTTTATGATAAGCAGGCGCTAAAGGGCTTTGAACATAGCCTCTATCATGTTGGAGATAAGCCAACCTCAGAGCATCACGAGCCAGATACCTCGACTGAAGCAACGGGACATCATGAAGGGATTCGTATCGATGAACAGTTCATTGCCAACATGGTGGTTATCTACGATGCGTTATTCGAAATTGGTGTTTGGCAGGATATGGACACGCTCCCTGCGAATTACACATACTTAACCAATAGCCCTGAAGATCTAGCGATCATCGCTCAGATTCAACCGATCATCGTTGATTTGATCGGTAAAGCGGCATTGGGAATGGATGAAGGTGACATGAAGTCTGCAATGTTGGCGATTGCAGAAGATGGTAAACCAGAAAACGCTGATAAGCCGAATAACAAAGCACAAGCACTCACCATCACGCTTATTGATTTTGTGCGCTTAAACTTGCTTAAAGCTTATCGACAATTTGTGTTTAAAGAAGAGCGTGCAGAAGCGCTGGATGATTGGATGCAGCAAGCGTTTAGTGGCCAGCCTGATGCGCTCATTCAGTTCTTAGAATCCCAACAGCACAAACGTTTTGCGGTTCAAGTGACCGTCGATGGTTTACAGCAAGGATTGCTCGAGGGGTTGGTCGATGAGAATGCGCCTTTCATCTCAGTGGCTTACCAAAATCATAAAAACCGAGCGCAATACAAACCTCAGTTAGAAACGGTGATTGAGCCTGAGCATCAACAACAAGTGAGGTTCATGGAAGTTCTGTCTGAACAAACCTACCGTGATCCGAATTATCTTCCGTTCTTCAAAAAACTCTATCAAGAGCATCGAGACAATATTAGCCGAGTGGGTATCTCTTCAACTCCCACAATCAGCGTACGTAACCTACCTATCATCAAAACGGGCGCAAAAGTGTCTGGTAACGGTGGTACGGGTATCCCTAATTTCCACTTTGTCGACCGAGAGATCGACCGAGCGTATTACTTCTTTGGTAATGATGCCCTGCAGTTAGATGTGCTGATGGCAGACAACAAGGTGCAAACCATGTTTGATCGCCTTGATTACTTTAAAACGCTGAACTGCAACGCTCAATACGATTGGAATGCTCACACCACTTACGATGGGTTAGTAAACCTAGGTTTGGGTGAGTCACTGCGTGATTATGGCGAGAAACGCTGCGTTAAAGAACTTCAGGAACGTTCTGAAGTCGAAGTAACACTGCGAGAAAAGCGTGCTGCCTTGATTGAAGATATCGAAGCGTATCTGTCTATATCTGGCTTTGATTTTTTCACTAAGTTTTCAAAGAAGGCTCAGGTTAAACAATCGATTACTCAGTTTGCCGAGTTAGATGGAAAAGGGATGCCAGATTACACCTTGGTGTATAACCCATGGCCGGATCACTTTGCACACTTTACCGGTCCTTTTAGTGACGAAATTCTGATGCCGACCGGAGAGCTTAATCGACTAGACTATTGGATACGCCAGATTGAAGCGACCTACCGCAGTGCCGGCGTTTACGATAAAACGCTGTGGGGCATGGCAGGGGATCATGGTTTAACGCCGGTGTTCTACGCGCTCAATCCCGAAAAGCAGGTATTTGAAGGCTTACAAGCAGAGCTAGCGTATCCAATTTTGGTTAAGAAAATATCTTCAGACGAGGGGGAAGGGCCTAAAATCACCAATACCCTAAGCTACCCAAGTTCAAAGGCGTTGGATGTTGTGGTTGCTTCTACTGCTGGTGGTAACTTCATGATGGACTTCTTTAATTCGGCTCACGGGTGGCAGGTTCAGCCGGTTTACCAAGAACTCACGCAGTGGTCTCCGATTGCGGCGCCAACTGGTCAGAATATCGACATCATCAATCAGATAGCGCAACGCTTGCCTGAGAGTCTTGATTATATGGTCGTCAGAGAAAGCATATGTGATCAACAACGTTGCGCTGTTCGTGTGATTGGCAACCGTGATTTAAAGCGGGTCGATGAATTGATCACACGTGAAGGTGACAAGCTTTTTTATGAGTCATTGGAAGACAACCGAGCGCCGATTTTGCTCGATACGCAAAGGTTAAATCCATACCTAGCATCACCAAGCGAAGCTGATTTTGCACAGTATTCTCGATTGGTTGAAAAATGTATTAACCGAGCGGTTAAGGCGGATGTGACAACGTGGTGTAGCAGTGCTGAGTGGACTTCATTGACGCAACCAACACCTCGACCAGATTCAGTAAATCAACTGGCTAATATCTACCTTGAAGATAGGGCTGGCACGGTTAACTTGTTCCCTAAAGCGGGAATTGGCTACAACACTAAGGTACCGGGGCGTCATGCTGGTGAGGATTACTTAGAGAAAGATGCCTTCATCGGATTCTGGGGAGTGCCAATTGGCGATAACTCTCAGCAATTGAAAATCGAAGCTAATGGCTCTTTGGCTCCAACGCTGTTTGAGTATTTGACCGGAGAACCTGTGGTCGAAGGCGAGAACGGTTGGGGTTTTCCGTCGTTGCTGAATAATTTGGATGTGTCAGTTGATCGCTAG
- a CDS encoding GNAT family N-acetyltransferase — MAIKEENIQLQLVSSSEFEELFAFVKQGLFIHVDNVFGWDDDFQRQRLLNDYHPSWFHWVYLGKQRVGLVCFKPYDNAYHIHLLIIFPQNQGRSLGKQAMTLIHKRATEERREQVTLSSFRSNTRGISFYQALGYQIVDDSDENFVGMTLTLTNHL; from the coding sequence GTGGCAATAAAAGAAGAGAATATACAACTCCAACTCGTTTCCAGTTCTGAATTCGAAGAACTGTTTGCGTTTGTTAAGCAAGGGCTCTTCATACACGTAGATAACGTTTTCGGCTGGGATGACGACTTCCAACGCCAACGACTTTTAAACGATTACCATCCCTCTTGGTTTCATTGGGTATACCTTGGAAAACAAAGGGTTGGGCTTGTGTGTTTTAAGCCTTATGACAACGCATACCATATTCATCTGCTGATCATTTTTCCTCAAAACCAAGGCCGCTCACTTGGCAAGCAAGCCATGACTCTCATACATAAGAGAGCCACGGAAGAGCGACGTGAGCAAGTCACTCTGTCGAGCTTTAGAAGTAACACTCGCGGCATTAGTTTTTATCAGGCGCTTGGCTACCAAATTGTTGATGACAGCGATGAGAATTTTGTAGGGATGACTCTCACCCTAACTAACCATTTATAA